Proteins from a genomic interval of Cognatishimia sp. WU-CL00825:
- a CDS encoding DUF2312 domain-containing protein, with amino-acid sequence MSEQGSDATYRVTADELRQFVERFERLEQEKKDIMEHQKEVMAEAKGRGYDVKVLRKIIALRKRDENDIAEEEAVLEMYKEALGMS; translated from the coding sequence ATGTCCGAGCAAGGATCAGATGCAACATATCGTGTGACCGCCGATGAGCTGCGCCAGTTCGTAGAGCGCTTTGAGCGTTTGGAGCAGGAAAAGAAAGACATCATGGAGCACCAAAAAGAGGTGATGGCCGAAGCCAAAGGGCGCGGTTACGATGTGAAAGTGCTGCGTAAGATCATCGCTTTGCGCAAGCGTGATGAAAACGACATTGCCGAGGAAGAGGCTGTGTTGGAAATGTACAAAGAAGCGCTGGGCATGTCCTAA